Genomic DNA from uncultured Methanospirillum sp.:
CGGAGGATCTGATGCATACAAGACAGCAGAAGATAAGGGACTCGTAGGTGAACCCCAGTATATCGCATACCATGTACCGATCGTTGCCGTGCAGAAAGGAAACCCCAAGAACATCACCTCTGTCGAGGACTTTGCAAATCCAGGCCTTAAGATCGGACTCGGTGATGTAAAGGCAACCGCAATCGGAACCACAGGGGATAAACTCTTCAAAGATCTTGGAATTGCCGAGGATGTAGAGAAGAACGTCGTTGTGAGAACCTCAACCATCAACGAACTGGTCTCTGCCATGAACGCAGGATCAGTCGATGCGGCACTCCTCACCCTGGACCAGATCAATGATAAGACCATGGACACGATTCCAGTGAAGAACGTGAATGATTACGTCCTGGTTGTGTCTGAGGGAACCACTACCTTCTCAAAGCAGCCTGAGAAAGCCCAGAAGTTTGCAGACTATGTCGCATCCGATGCAGGGAAAGCACTCTTTAAGAAGTACAAATTCCCGACCTACGGGGACTCAGAATACAAAGACGTCCAGCCCTGAGAGGGGACAAGGATTCATCACATCAAATTGGATGATACACACTCCTTTTTCAGATCCCTATTGTCAGACCTGGCTCATCTGAACGTACACATAACAGGTACCGGGAATGACAGATAAAAGACAGCCGGGTAGATTTTTTTTCAAAATCGCAACCACATTAGCATTTTTTTCGGGCTGTATCACCCTTCTCGTGCTCGGTGGGCTTTTCACGTTCATAAATCCGGAGAGCATTGTTCAGACACTCACCTCATCTGAGATCAGGTATGCAATTCAACTCTCTCTCATCACCTCAATCATCTCTACCATTCTCTGTGCAGTGGTTGCAATTCCATCTGGGTATATCTTAAGCAGGGGAGGATTTCCAGGGCAACGTCCCCTGATAATGCTGCTCATGCTCCCCCTGTCACTCCCTCCACTTGTTGCAGGAGTTGCACTTCTGCTCTTTTTTGCCAGGACACCCATCGGAACCGGGCTTGAGGATCTGGGGGTTACCGTTGTGTACACACAACTCGGCATCATCGTGGCACAATGCTTTGTCAATCTCCCGTACCTGATCAGGGTCATGAGATCATCGTTTGCCATGATCTCCCCCAGGTATGAGCATATAGCACGGACGCTCGGGTGCTCGGATTTTCAGGCATTCTGGCATGTCACCCTACCTTTGGCACGGGCGGGCCTGATATCGGGGCTTGTTATCACCTGGTCCAAGGCTATGGGTGAGTTCGGTGCCGTTCTGATGCTTGCCGGTGCGACACGGATGCGTTCAGAAACCCTGCCAATAGCCTTATACCTGAATATGGCCACCGGAGATCTCGACATTGCCATCACAATGGCATGTATTCTCCTAGGAATTGCTGCAGTGACCATGTTCTTCTTCGAATGGATGTCAGAAGGGAGTGACCGGATTTGATGCTAAATATCGAGAATATATCACTATCCCTTGGCGATTTTCATCTCAGATCCCTCTCTCTCTCTATTGAGAAACCAGAGTACTGGGTGATTATCGGCCCATCTGGAGCAGGGAAAACTATTCTTCTGGAGACCATTGCAGGGATTCACAGACCTGTTTCTGGAAAAATACTCTTTGAAGGAGATGACATCACATACGATCAGCCAAAAGATCGACAGATCGCCATGGTGTACCAGGATCTGATGCTCTTTCCCCACATGACCGTGAGAGAGAACATTCTGTTCAGCGTGAAGATTCGAAAGACGTACAATCTAGATATCGAAACGAAGACTTCTGATCTGGTGAGTATTCTTGAAATCAGTCATCTCATGGAGAGAAATCCTGCAACCCTTTCAGGAGGAGAAGCACAGCGGGTTGCACTTGCCCGTGCCCTGATCCAAAAACCTCGACTCCTTCTTCTTGATGAGCCTCTTTCGGCCCTTGACTCCATGACACGTGAGAGGCTCAGAGAGGAGATTCGAAAGATACACCAGTTTCTGAAAATTCCATTCATCCACATCACCCATCACTTTGAGGATGTATATGCCCTGGCTGAAAAAGTTGCTATCATGCAGGATGGAAGGATCATACAGACAGGAAGACCGGAAGATGTCTTTTCCCATCCCTGCACCCCGTATGTTGCCCAGATATGCGGAACTGAGAACATCTTCAGGGGAGAGGCAGTAAAAGACGGCACAGGTTCTATTCTGAACCTTGGCGATCTCTGCATCAGAATTACCCCACAGTACTCAGGACCGGTTGTTGCAGTAATCAGATCTGAAGATATCATCATCTCGGTTGAGCCATTCAAATCCAGCGCCAGGCATACCCTTCCAGCAACAATTGCCGATCTCATTCCATCTGGCCCGTTTATACGTGTCGTTCTGAATACCGGGATCAGAATGATTGCAATGGTGACCAGAACGAGTTCTGAAGAACTCGCTCTCGAGCCCGGATGCCGGGTATTTGCCACATTTAAAGAGTCAGCTCTCCATGTAATCCCGACCGGAGAGATGAGCAATGGAGAGCCGGAATATGACCGTCCTGCTCTAGCAAATGGCCATTCCCAACACCTAATGAATAAAACACAGGAGAAGAATCTATGAAATTAACAGGTGAATATGCAAAAAAATGGAGAAACGCAGACATCATCTTCCATCCGGTCGGAGTTATCCATTCAGAACATACAGAGCATGATAATACCCCGATTCAGGGAGTGTTCAACCCATCGGTCGGATATATCGAGGTGTTTGAAGAGAATATCGATGGCCTGAAAGATATTGAGGAGTTCTCCCATCTCTACGTGCTCTATTACTTTGACAGGGCAACTGCGAAGAACCTCATCCAAAAACCATTCCTGGATGGGGATAAGGAGAGGGGAATCTTTGCAATCCGGCATTTTAACAGGCCCAACCCTATCGGCCTTTCGATCATGGAACTACTCGAGGTTGATGGCAACATCCTCAAGGTCTGCGGTGTTGATGTGCTTGACGGAACACCGGTTATTGACATCAAACCCTATGTCAGACAGTTTGATCACCGGAATGAGGTTAAGAGCGGGTGGGTTGACTCGAAACATACCGATGATATCGCAGAATGGAACTGTACACCAAAGGAGCTCAGGAACCGGGATAGGACAACGAAATAAGTATTCACTTTTTTTTCAGAGTGCATCACCCGAATCATTCTCCGCAAAGCGCCATGATCGATTGATTAGCGATGATATCGGATGATTCTTGCGGTGTCTAACCGAATTATATAGCACAACGCAAGCACACGTGCAAATCCAGAGCCTTACATCCGATTGATCAGGGATTATTGTTTTTGATCAAAATAAATAGCATTAGCACAAACATTCTTTGGTAAAGTTCTTAAAATTTTATTAGGAGTCTATAGTATGCATATCATGGAAGGTTTTCTGCCCTGGCAATGGTGTCTGGTATGGTGGATAATTGCCATTC
This window encodes:
- the modA gene encoding molybdate ABC transporter substrate-binding protein, translating into MRSKVTRSILLILISLLVAGMLIPGTLAADTAASSANQSGNVSIDDLMAKNPDALLIYAGAGLKKAVQEIGSTFTNETGIPVVYNFQGSGALLTQMDITHKGDVLIAGGSDAYKTAEDKGLVGEPQYIAYHVPIVAVQKGNPKNITSVEDFANPGLKIGLGDVKATAIGTTGDKLFKDLGIAEDVEKNVVVRTSTINELVSAMNAGSVDAALLTLDQINDKTMDTIPVKNVNDYVLVVSEGTTTFSKQPEKAQKFADYVASDAGKALFKKYKFPTYGDSEYKDVQP
- a CDS encoding ABC transporter permease; protein product: MTDKRQPGRFFFKIATTLAFFSGCITLLVLGGLFTFINPESIVQTLTSSEIRYAIQLSLITSIISTILCAVVAIPSGYILSRGGFPGQRPLIMLLMLPLSLPPLVAGVALLLFFARTPIGTGLEDLGVTVVYTQLGIIVAQCFVNLPYLIRVMRSSFAMISPRYEHIARTLGCSDFQAFWHVTLPLARAGLISGLVITWSKAMGEFGAVLMLAGATRMRSETLPIALYLNMATGDLDIAITMACILLGIAAVTMFFFEWMSEGSDRI
- the tsaA gene encoding tRNA (N6-threonylcarbamoyladenosine(37)-N6)-methyltransferase TrmO; translated protein: MKLTGEYAKKWRNADIIFHPVGVIHSEHTEHDNTPIQGVFNPSVGYIEVFEENIDGLKDIEEFSHLYVLYYFDRATAKNLIQKPFLDGDKERGIFAIRHFNRPNPIGLSIMELLEVDGNILKVCGVDVLDGTPVIDIKPYVRQFDHRNEVKSGWVDSKHTDDIAEWNCTPKELRNRDRTTK
- a CDS encoding ATP-binding cassette domain-containing protein — protein: MLNIENISLSLGDFHLRSLSLSIEKPEYWVIIGPSGAGKTILLETIAGIHRPVSGKILFEGDDITYDQPKDRQIAMVYQDLMLFPHMTVRENILFSVKIRKTYNLDIETKTSDLVSILEISHLMERNPATLSGGEAQRVALARALIQKPRLLLLDEPLSALDSMTRERLREEIRKIHQFLKIPFIHITHHFEDVYALAEKVAIMQDGRIIQTGRPEDVFSHPCTPYVAQICGTENIFRGEAVKDGTGSILNLGDLCIRITPQYSGPVVAVIRSEDIIISVEPFKSSARHTLPATIADLIPSGPFIRVVLNTGIRMIAMVTRTSSEELALEPGCRVFATFKESALHVIPTGEMSNGEPEYDRPALANGHSQHLMNKTQEKNL